Proteins from a genomic interval of Colletotrichum higginsianum IMI 349063 chromosome 6, whole genome shotgun sequence:
- a CDS encoding Coatomer epsilon subunit, which produces MDPYSAEGELINIHNHFHQGQYQEVIDYDTSALSPENELPARVLVLRARIALGQTEDVLADVQGEKEPELVAIGALAESALGKTDSAVKTIEKLAASEGENTTVQIVGGTVLQAAGKSEEALALLSQHQGSLDAVALIVQIHLQQNRNDLALKEVTAARRWAQDSLLVNLAESWVGLRQGGDKYQQAFYVFEELAQAPATSSIATLVSQAVAELHLGRTEEAQAALDQALAKDAGYAQAIANLLVLTVISGKDPKEITEKLKAADPQHQFLADLEEKSAVFDKAATKYSAKVSA; this is translated from the exons ATGGACCCCTACTCTGCCGAAGGCGAATTGATCAACATCCACAACCACTTCCACCAGGGCCAGTACCAGGAGGTCATCGACTACGACACCTCCGCTCTGTCCCCCGAGAATGAGCTCCCCGCCCGCGTCCTAGTCCTCCGCGCCCGCATTGCCCTCGGCCAAACCGAGGATGTCCTCGCCGATGTCCAGGGAGAGAAGGAACCCGAGCTGGTCGCCATTGGCGCCCTTGCTGAGAGCGCGCTCGGCAAGACGGATTCTGCTGTGAAGACGATTGAGAAGCTTGCGGCTTCCGAGGGAGAGAACACCACGGTTCAGATTGTTGGAGGCACAGTTCTGCAAGCTGCAGGCAAGTCAGAGGAGGCACTTGCGCTGTTGTCGCAGCACCAGGGAAGCC TTGATGCTGTCGCCCTGATTGTCCAGATTCACCTGCAACAAAACCGCAACGACCTCGCTCTCAAGGAGGTAACCGCCGCTAGGAGGTGGGCACAAGATAGCTTGCTGGTCAACTTGGCCGAGTCGTGGGTTGGCCTGCGACAG GGCGGAGACAAGTACCAGCAGGCATTCTACGTGTTCGAGGAGCTTGCGCAAGCGCCAGCGACATCGTCTATCGCGACTCTCGTCTCCCAAGCCGTTGCCGAGCTGCACCTAGGCCGGACAGAGGAGGCACAGGCTGCATTGGACCAGGCCCTCGCCAAGGACGCCGGCTATGCgcaggccatcgccaacttGCTGGTATTGACGGTCATCTCGGGCAAGGACCCCAAGGAGATCACGGA GAAATTGAAGGCGGCGGACCCCCAGCACCAATTCCTCGCGGACCTGGAGGAGAAGAGTGCGGTTTTCGACAAGGCGGCGACCAAGTACAGCGCCAAAGTGTCGGCATAG